The following are encoded together in the Planococcus antarcticus DSM 14505 genome:
- the mtnA gene encoding S-methyl-5-thioribose-1-phosphate isomerase: MSIPLSIKWNGQKLTILDQQKLPHAIEYLTLEIVEDVYDAIFSLKVRGAPAIGITAAYGLAIGAKRHDTDSLEAFQQYVEKDAAYLNSSRPTAVNLGWALSRLKDKVREAKNVPQAKLLLLAEAVEIHQEDEASCRSIGEHALVLLQGQTRVMTICNAGSVATAKYGTALAPFHLGSERGRGFEVFACETRPIYQGARLTVWELQQSGVDVTLITDSMAAHTIGTKEIEAIIVGADRIAANGDTANKIGTYNLALLAAAFSIPFYVAAPVSTFDLSIEDGTAIPIEERNPEEITHTNGKPVAPLGTKVFNPAFDVTPAHLITAIITEKGIITADYQKNIFDLLGASTGKGERI, translated from the coding sequence ATGAGTATTCCTTTGTCCATCAAATGGAATGGCCAGAAACTGACTATCCTGGATCAGCAAAAACTGCCGCATGCCATTGAATATTTGACGCTTGAAATTGTTGAAGACGTTTACGATGCGATTTTCTCATTGAAGGTTCGCGGTGCACCTGCGATTGGCATTACCGCAGCATACGGATTGGCCATCGGAGCCAAGCGGCATGACACGGATTCATTGGAAGCTTTTCAGCAATATGTCGAAAAAGATGCAGCGTATTTGAATTCCTCCAGGCCGACTGCGGTCAACCTCGGCTGGGCACTCAGCCGCCTGAAAGACAAGGTTCGGGAGGCAAAGAACGTACCGCAAGCAAAGCTGTTGCTGCTGGCGGAGGCAGTGGAAATCCACCAGGAAGATGAAGCGTCCTGCCGCAGCATCGGCGAGCATGCACTGGTGTTGCTACAGGGGCAAACGCGGGTCATGACCATCTGTAACGCTGGTTCGGTTGCCACTGCGAAATACGGCACTGCGTTAGCACCGTTTCATCTTGGTAGCGAGCGTGGTCGCGGGTTTGAAGTGTTCGCGTGTGAAACCAGGCCAATTTATCAGGGCGCGCGCCTGACGGTATGGGAGCTGCAGCAGTCGGGGGTAGATGTCACGTTGATCACCGACAGCATGGCCGCACACACCATTGGAACCAAAGAGATCGAAGCCATCATTGTCGGCGCCGACCGCATCGCAGCCAATGGCGATACCGCCAATAAAATTGGAACTTATAATTTAGCCTTACTGGCTGCCGCATTCAGCATTCCGTTTTACGTGGCAGCACCGGTTTCGACCTTTGATCTGTCAATTGAAGACGGTACCGCTATTCCAATCGAAGAGCGCAACCCGGAAGAAATCACCCATACGAACGGGAAGCCGGTAGCGCCTCTTGGGACGAAAGTATTTAATCCGGCTTTTGACGTAACGCCGGCACACCTCATTACTGCCATTATCACTGAAAAAGGCATCATTACTGCAGATTATCAAAAAAACATCTTTGATTTGCTTGGCGCATCTACAGGAAAAGGAGAAAGAATATGA
- a CDS encoding 2-hydroxy-3-keto-5-methylthiopentenyl-1-phosphate phosphatase, producing MNKPIIFCDFDGTITANDNIIAIMKKFDPPGWELIKDQILDQSISIREGVAKMFSLLPVSEKDKIISYVLEQAEIREGFSDFVAHAKKQQLPLYIVSGGIDFFVYPLLEPFGPFNDIYCNSADFSGDLIKLEFPHGCDENCTSQGCGCCKPSVIRELLDTETKSIVIGDSISDWEAAKEADFVIARDLLAEKCKEAGIDYEPFETFHEVIAIVDEYIGVKL from the coding sequence TTGAACAAGCCGATTATTTTTTGCGATTTTGATGGCACGATTACAGCTAATGACAATATCATCGCCATTATGAAGAAATTTGATCCACCTGGCTGGGAACTAATCAAAGACCAGATTCTTGACCAATCCATCTCGATACGCGAGGGTGTTGCGAAAATGTTTTCTTTGCTGCCGGTTTCGGAAAAAGACAAAATTATTTCATATGTTCTGGAGCAAGCAGAGATACGCGAAGGTTTTAGCGATTTTGTCGCCCATGCAAAAAAACAGCAACTTCCTTTGTATATTGTTAGTGGTGGCATTGATTTTTTCGTCTATCCGCTGCTTGAACCTTTCGGACCCTTTAACGATATCTATTGCAACAGCGCTGACTTTTCAGGAGATCTCATCAAACTAGAATTTCCACATGGCTGCGATGAAAACTGTACCAGCCAGGGCTGCGGATGCTGTAAGCCATCCGTCATCCGAGAACTTTTGGACACTGAAACGAAAAGCATCGTTATCGGAGATTCCATCAGTGACTGGGAAGCTGCAAAAGAAGCAGATTTCGTCATTGCCAGGGATTTGCTGGCTGAAAAATGCAAAGAGGCTGGCATCGATTATGAGCCATTTGAAACTTTCCACGAAGTCATCGCGATTGTTGATGAATATATAGGAGTGAAGTTATGA
- a CDS encoding 1,2-dihydroxy-3-keto-5-methylthiopentene dioxygenase: MAIIKIQGTNETIEAQTEVAVFLEQQEVVYEHWDNDKLPEHLREKFDLSDEDKEEILQAFKTEVDDISQRRGYQAADIISLSDSNPKLDELLKNFQRKHIHTDDEVRYIVSGHGVFIIQGKDERFFEVHLTPGDLISVPENITHYFTLADDRKVVAVRIFVTTEGWVPVYQEESSVQN; this comes from the coding sequence ATGGCTATCATTAAAATTCAAGGAACAAACGAAACAATCGAAGCGCAAACAGAGGTAGCGGTATTTTTAGAGCAGCAGGAAGTCGTTTATGAACATTGGGACAACGATAAATTGCCCGAGCATCTTCGCGAAAAATTCGATTTAAGCGATGAAGATAAAGAAGAGATCCTTCAAGCATTCAAAACAGAAGTCGATGACATCTCCCAGCGCCGCGGATATCAAGCAGCGGACATCATCTCCCTGTCAGATTCCAACCCGAAACTAGATGAGCTGCTGAAAAACTTCCAGCGCAAACACATCCATACAGATGATGAAGTACGCTACATTGTCAGCGGTCATGGTGTCTTTATCATCCAGGGCAAAGACGAACGCTTTTTTGAAGTCCACCTGACGCCAGGCGACTTGATCTCGGTTCCTGAAAACATTACACATTACTTTACCCTTGCGGATGACCGAAAAGTTGTAGCGGTTCGCATTTTCGTTACAACAGAAGGATGGGTGCCGGTTTATCAGGAAGAAAGCAGCGTTCAAAACTAA
- a CDS encoding methylthioribulose 1-phosphate dehydratase yields MTELHEKWLELADVKDELAIRDWFMGTSGNLAIKVADDPLEFLVTASGKDKKKRTNEDFLLVDANGQPAVETLLKPSAETLLHCAIYKKTVAGCSLHVHTVANNVISELYGDAGKIDFQGQELIKAFGLWKEDAVLTIPIIPNYADIPTLTQEFEAFITADKGAVLIRNHGITVWGRDGFEAKKLLEACEFLFQYQLAVQLHLK; encoded by the coding sequence ATGACCGAATTGCATGAAAAATGGCTGGAACTGGCTGATGTCAAAGATGAACTGGCGATTCGTGACTGGTTTATGGGAACCAGCGGCAATCTTGCCATCAAGGTGGCTGACGACCCACTCGAATTCCTGGTCACCGCCAGCGGCAAAGACAAGAAAAAACGCACGAATGAAGACTTTTTGCTCGTTGACGCCAATGGCCAGCCGGCTGTTGAAACACTGTTAAAACCCTCTGCAGAAACTTTGCTGCATTGTGCAATTTATAAAAAGACAGTTGCTGGCTGCAGTCTCCATGTTCATACAGTTGCCAATAATGTCATTTCCGAATTATACGGCGATGCCGGAAAAATCGATTTCCAAGGGCAGGAATTGATCAAGGCCTTCGGATTATGGAAAGAGGATGCGGTACTGACTATCCCCATCATCCCCAACTACGCGGATATCCCTACGCTCACCCAAGAGTTTGAAGCTTTCATTACAGCTGATAAAGGAGCAGTGCTGATCCGCAACCATGGCATCACCGTCTGGGGAAGGGACGGCTTTGAAGCGAAAAAACTGCTTGAAGCCTGTGAGTTTTTATTTCAATACCAATTGGCAGTGCAACTACACTTAAAATAA
- a CDS encoding sugar ABC transporter ATP-binding protein, protein MVEPLLSMAAIGKKFGTVTALQGAEFQLNKGEVHAILGVNGAGKSTLIKILSGVYQQDEGSIYLEGAAIQLESTRAAKEQGIYCVYQEVDTAIVSELNVAENILLDTFAEKGNLFVSKKRINERAHMVLHELQADTINVQQKAASLTLAEKQMVLIARALVHSAKIIIFDEPTAPLSIRESEKLYAVIAKLKAQGVGCVFISHRLPEVFEISDRITVMREGTLVKTYDTAQADQEGVIEAMLGAALSHELEPRAHDIGTALLEVANLSDGQKLKDLSLSVAAGEVVGVVGLVGAGKTELAKALFGGTPLTSGTIKLAGKRAKIKHPADAIKAGMALIPEERRKEGLFVQESLETNASFPNLKKFSKCLLMDRKAEKHFANEIIERLRIKTGSTETPLVHLSGGNQQKVAIGKWISLDSALYLFDEPTKGVDIGAKVDIFKLIRQLAESGKGCLYFSSEIHEAIGISDRILVMCNGQIVKELSRQEATQERILWYASGGKEGLGEKQELGERQRNSVSI, encoded by the coding sequence ATGGTAGAACCTTTACTTTCGATGGCCGCCATTGGAAAGAAATTCGGCACAGTGACGGCGCTTCAAGGAGCGGAATTCCAATTGAACAAAGGGGAAGTTCATGCGATTCTTGGCGTCAACGGTGCAGGAAAAAGCACCTTGATCAAAATCCTGTCGGGCGTCTATCAACAGGATGAAGGATCAATCTACCTAGAGGGCGCCGCCATTCAGCTGGAGTCGACGAGGGCAGCCAAAGAGCAGGGGATCTACTGTGTCTATCAGGAAGTGGATACCGCCATTGTATCCGAGTTGAACGTTGCGGAAAATATCCTTCTTGATACATTTGCAGAAAAGGGAAATTTATTCGTATCCAAAAAGAGGATCAATGAACGCGCCCATATGGTGCTGCACGAGCTGCAGGCGGACACGATCAATGTTCAGCAGAAAGCGGCGAGCCTGACATTAGCGGAAAAGCAGATGGTGCTGATTGCCAGAGCATTGGTCCATTCGGCGAAAATCATTATTTTCGATGAACCGACGGCTCCGCTTTCGATTCGCGAATCGGAAAAACTGTATGCCGTCATCGCGAAATTAAAAGCGCAGGGTGTCGGATGCGTCTTCATTTCTCATCGTCTGCCGGAAGTATTTGAAATCAGCGATCGGATCACTGTCATGCGGGAAGGGACCCTTGTTAAAACCTACGATACGGCTCAGGCCGATCAGGAAGGGGTGATTGAAGCGATGCTCGGTGCAGCACTCAGCCACGAATTGGAGCCGCGGGCGCATGACATTGGAACGGCTTTGCTGGAGGTGGCGAATTTATCGGATGGCCAAAAGCTCAAGGATTTATCGTTGTCGGTTGCAGCGGGCGAAGTGGTAGGAGTCGTCGGACTGGTGGGTGCCGGCAAAACGGAGCTCGCCAAAGCTTTGTTCGGCGGGACCCCTTTAACATCCGGAACGATTAAGCTTGCGGGAAAGAGGGCCAAAATCAAACATCCGGCAGATGCGATCAAGGCGGGAATGGCGCTGATTCCCGAAGAAAGGCGAAAAGAAGGGTTATTTGTTCAGGAATCGCTGGAAACCAATGCGTCATTTCCCAATTTGAAAAAATTCTCCAAGTGTCTTTTGATGGATCGGAAAGCTGAAAAGCACTTTGCCAATGAAATCATTGAGCGGCTGCGTATCAAAACCGGCAGCACAGAAACGCCACTTGTCCATTTAAGTGGCGGGAACCAGCAGAAAGTGGCCATCGGCAAATGGATCTCCCTCGATTCCGCTCTGTACCTGTTTGATGAACCGACCAAAGGCGTCGATATCGGAGCCAAAGTTGATATTTTTAAATTGATTCGCCAATTAGCTGAAAGCGGTAAAGGGTGTTTGTATTTTTCAAGTGAAATTCATGAAGCGATTGGAATTTCCGATCGCATTCTCGTCATGTGCAACGGTCAAATCGTGAAAGAATTGTCACGACAAGAAGCGACCCAAGAAAGGATTTTATGGTATGCAAGTGGCGGAAAAGAAGGACTTGGGGAAAAACAAGAGCTCGGTGAAAGACAACGCAATTCAGTTTCTATTTAA
- the mtnK gene encoding S-methyl-5-thioribose kinase — protein sequence MTLTVPTTYKALTEATAIALAKTVYTFDHAAQLTCREIGDGNLNYVFQIEDTETGKRIIIKQALPYAKIIGESWPLTLKRATIEANVLRKHGEFVPSLVPAVYATDEELAITVMEDLSHLEIVREGLINGQNFPRLSKDIGEYLALTLFHTSDYGLHPFEKKRLAAEFSNPELCKITEDLIFTDPFFDIDTNDYEPQLQSAAEAIWSDRKLQLEVAKLKKSFLTESEALLHGDLHTGSVFASQTETKVIDPEFGFYGPIGFDVGLFLANLIFQSITREGENRQVIVDDIGKTWEVFASSFGELWNKQSVESFRATEGYLEYVLGKVLTDATGFAGCELIRRTIGLAHVKDLDSIEDTEKRTSFKKQALETGRALILQGQQTASIDDLLEILEEARK from the coding sequence ATGACTCTTACTGTTCCAACTACTTATAAGGCATTAACCGAAGCGACAGCCATCGCATTGGCGAAAACGGTCTACACATTTGACCACGCGGCTCAATTGACTTGCCGGGAAATCGGTGACGGCAATTTGAATTATGTTTTCCAAATCGAGGATACTGAAACAGGCAAACGGATAATTATCAAGCAGGCATTGCCCTATGCCAAAATCATAGGCGAAAGCTGGCCGCTGACATTGAAGCGTGCCACGATCGAAGCCAACGTCTTAAGAAAACACGGAGAATTTGTTCCATCATTGGTACCGGCTGTCTATGCGACGGATGAAGAGCTGGCCATTACCGTGATGGAGGATTTGTCCCACCTGGAGATTGTGCGGGAAGGCTTGATCAACGGACAGAATTTCCCGAGGTTGTCGAAGGATATTGGCGAATACCTGGCACTGACTTTATTCCATACATCGGATTACGGCTTGCATCCTTTTGAAAAAAAGCGCTTGGCCGCCGAGTTTTCCAATCCGGAGCTATGCAAAATTACAGAAGACCTCATTTTTACAGATCCGTTCTTCGACATCGATACCAATGATTACGAACCCCAGCTTCAGTCGGCGGCAGAAGCGATTTGGAGCGATCGGAAGCTGCAGCTGGAAGTTGCTAAATTAAAGAAAAGCTTTTTGACCGAATCGGAAGCCTTGCTGCACGGCGACCTTCACACAGGCAGTGTTTTTGCGAGCCAGACGGAAACCAAGGTAATTGATCCGGAGTTCGGTTTTTACGGTCCGATTGGGTTTGATGTCGGCTTGTTCCTAGCCAATCTGATTTTCCAGTCTATCACACGAGAAGGCGAGAATCGCCAAGTCATTGTGGATGATATTGGAAAGACATGGGAAGTATTCGCTTCTTCATTCGGCGAGTTATGGAACAAGCAGAGCGTTGAATCGTTCAGGGCGACAGAAGGCTACCTGGAGTATGTACTTGGTAAAGTACTGACAGATGCGACCGGTTTTGCAGGATGCGAATTGATCCGCCGGACAATCGGCTTGGCACATGTCAAGGACCTGGACAGCATCGAAGACACGGAAAAAAGAACCAGCTTCAAGAAGCAGGCGCTTGAGACTGGACGGGCTTTAATCCTGCAGGGTCAGCAGACAGCGTCAATTGACGATTTACTGGAAATTTTGGAGGAGGCGCGCAAATGA
- the mtnW gene encoding 2,3-diketo-5-methylthiopentyl-1-phosphate enolase produces MSVLTATYQVYGKPGSFEKKAEGIALGLTIGSWTDLPLLEQEQLKHHKGNVVSVEEFERDSHPLKPDLIKAELAIAYPSVNFSADLPAILTTVFGKLSLDGEVKLLDLDFSHDLLSHFPGPRFGIEEIRNTLRVSGRPLLMSIFKGVIGRDMDFLSAQLRQQALGGVDLVKDDEILFDNPLTPFESRITTGKRVLDDVYEETGHRTLYAVNLSGRTSELRGKARKARELGADALLFNVHAYGLDVLQELAEDEEIGLPLMAHPAFSGAFTSSAFYGLATPLALGKLIRYAGADFSLFPSPYGSVALEKTVALELGKELTRDSPLKRSFPVPSAGIHPGLVPLLLADYGIDSVINAGGGVHGHPAGAVGGGQAFRQAIDAVLQGETLQSASKQHKELQTALELWG; encoded by the coding sequence ATGAGCGTGTTGACCGCTACTTATCAAGTGTACGGAAAGCCTGGTTCGTTCGAAAAAAAGGCAGAAGGCATCGCTTTGGGACTGACTATCGGTTCCTGGACAGATTTGCCGCTGCTTGAACAGGAACAATTGAAACACCATAAGGGAAATGTGGTTTCCGTCGAGGAATTCGAAAGAGATAGCCATCCACTAAAGCCGGATCTGATAAAGGCAGAACTTGCGATTGCCTACCCAAGCGTTAATTTCTCAGCTGACTTGCCCGCCATCCTGACCACCGTTTTCGGCAAATTGTCACTGGATGGCGAAGTAAAGCTATTGGACCTGGATTTCAGCCATGATCTGCTCAGCCATTTTCCTGGACCGCGCTTCGGGATTGAAGAAATCCGCAACACACTCAGGGTAAGCGGACGGCCGCTCCTCATGAGTATTTTCAAAGGTGTCATCGGTCGCGATATGGATTTTCTATCCGCTCAATTACGCCAGCAGGCATTAGGCGGCGTGGATCTTGTTAAAGACGATGAAATTTTATTCGATAATCCGCTGACCCCATTCGAAAGTCGTATCACCACGGGCAAACGAGTGCTGGATGATGTATATGAAGAAACAGGTCACCGCACGCTTTATGCGGTGAATCTGTCAGGCAGAACTTCCGAACTGAGAGGAAAAGCACGAAAAGCACGCGAGCTTGGAGCCGATGCCTTATTGTTCAACGTCCATGCATATGGGCTGGATGTGCTACAGGAACTAGCTGAAGATGAGGAAATCGGATTGCCGCTTATGGCTCACCCCGCCTTCAGTGGTGCCTTCACTTCCTCTGCCTTCTACGGTCTCGCTACACCGCTCGCACTTGGGAAATTGATCCGTTATGCTGGCGCAGATTTTTCCCTGTTTCCTTCACCTTATGGCAGCGTCGCATTGGAGAAAACAGTCGCTCTCGAACTCGGCAAAGAGTTGACGCGGGACAGTCCACTAAAACGCAGCTTCCCCGTACCATCCGCCGGTATCCATCCGGGGCTTGTGCCTTTACTATTAGCTGATTACGGAATTGATAGTGTTATCAATGCTGGCGGTGGTGTTCATGGACATCCAGCCGGAGCCGTTGGCGGAGGACAAGCTTTCAGGCAGGCAATTGACGCAGTGCTGCAGGGAGAAACCTTGCAGTCCGCCAGCAAACAACACAAAGAATTGCAAACTGCACTTGAGCTATGGGGGTGA
- a CDS encoding sugar ABC transporter substrate-binding protein codes for MKKQSIWLLVAFLFMSILLAACQPQGNVSEETTASDTEAEVSDHPLAGKEIALIMQINLGTFSAQYIAGVEEQVERFGGKATVFTSEGDLAKMASNLDAAINQGVDGILIDHGTKEALNQGVEKALEAGIPVVAFDTGIEVEGVVSLEQGDQQMAEMTLDKLAEDYGGQANIVKIWTAGFAPMERRQIAYEKFLTDNPGIKEVTAFGAATNNTALDTQSQMEAVLKQYPNEGEITAVWASWDEFAKGAVRAIEQAGRTDIKVYGIDMSDEDLQLMQKEGSPWLASAAVDPADIGRIQVRYLYQLLNGEQPEEKVILEPVFVEAENLPEEAVTTDELSEYVEGWGASDQGYTDDLRELEDQ; via the coding sequence ATGAAAAAACAATCCATCTGGCTGCTTGTTGCATTCCTATTTATGAGTATTTTATTGGCTGCATGCCAGCCGCAGGGAAACGTCAGCGAAGAAACGACTGCTTCGGATACCGAGGCTGAAGTTTCAGACCATCCACTTGCAGGCAAGGAAATCGCATTAATCATGCAAATCAACTTAGGAACATTTTCTGCTCAATATATTGCCGGGGTAGAAGAACAGGTTGAACGTTTTGGCGGAAAAGCGACCGTGTTCACCTCTGAAGGCGATTTAGCGAAAATGGCATCCAACCTAGACGCAGCCATCAACCAGGGCGTTGACGGCATCTTAATTGACCACGGAACCAAAGAAGCTTTGAACCAGGGAGTTGAAAAAGCGTTGGAAGCAGGGATTCCGGTAGTGGCGTTTGATACAGGCATCGAAGTGGAAGGTGTTGTTTCTTTGGAGCAGGGCGACCAGCAGATGGCTGAGATGACACTGGATAAATTAGCGGAAGATTACGGTGGCCAAGCTAACATCGTCAAAATCTGGACTGCTGGATTTGCGCCGATGGAAAGACGCCAGATAGCATATGAGAAGTTCCTGACTGACAATCCGGGCATCAAAGAAGTCACGGCTTTCGGTGCTGCGACTAATAACACGGCATTGGATACACAATCACAGATGGAAGCTGTTTTAAAGCAATATCCGAATGAAGGTGAGATCACAGCGGTCTGGGCTTCTTGGGATGAATTTGCAAAAGGCGCTGTCCGTGCCATTGAACAAGCAGGACGTACAGATATCAAAGTGTACGGCATTGATATGAGCGATGAGGATCTGCAATTGATGCAAAAAGAAGGCAGCCCATGGCTTGCTTCTGCAGCTGTCGATCCAGCGGATATCGGACGCATTCAAGTGCGTTATCTGTATCAGCTATTGAACGGTGAACAACCGGAAGAAAAAGTGATCTTGGAACCGGTCTTTGTTGAGGCGGAGAACCTGCCGGAAGAAGCGGTGACAACCGATGAGTTGAGCGAATACGTAGAAGGCTGGGGAGCAAGCGACCAGGGCTACACGGATGACTTGCGCGAATTGGAAGATCAATAA
- a CDS encoding glycosyltransferase family 2 protein has product MSGTGITLFIEIISWAIIGYMLVAGAIYLLLFLVASPKINKEKKLNRQEQIEEMSINKDTYPISILVPAYNEEAGVVSTVRSLLNLNYPQYEIIVVNDGSTDRTSDKVRVQFKMEPIELAIRTYFKTGEIKRAYRSTLHPNLFLIEKENGGKADALNAGVNFSRYPYFAAIDGDSILEQDALLKTMKPIVDSSGMVTATGGTVRIANGCKINRGVIEQVALPKKPLEVMQIIEYFRAFLIGRLGFSRVNILLIISGAFGVFEKSRVIKVGGYKTDTVGEDMELIVRLHRSIKDEKSKQRIEYIQDPVCWTEAPSTVASLRAQRIRWQRGLAETLWTHRGMMFNPKYRGIGLFSMPYYVFIELLSAVFEVIGYFIIIGGFTFSFIETDIAIIMLLVMVLYGSLLSALAVLLEEWTYHKYPTVKSILVLYAYALTETFWYRILMNFWRVQGLFYAFKKKSVWGDMERKGVFSDDEQKEGSL; this is encoded by the coding sequence ATGAGTGGAACCGGAATCACATTATTCATCGAAATTATTTCCTGGGCAATAATTGGTTATATGCTCGTCGCTGGAGCGATTTACTTGCTTCTTTTTCTGGTCGCCAGCCCGAAAATAAACAAAGAGAAAAAATTGAACCGTCAGGAACAAATCGAGGAAATGTCTATTAACAAAGACACCTACCCAATTTCCATCCTGGTTCCCGCTTACAACGAGGAAGCGGGAGTAGTCAGCACGGTCCGTTCGTTATTGAATTTGAATTATCCTCAATACGAAATCATTGTGGTCAATGACGGTTCTACTGATAGGACCAGTGACAAAGTGCGGGTCCAATTCAAGATGGAACCGATTGAGCTGGCTATTCGGACTTATTTTAAAACAGGGGAGATTAAGCGGGCCTATCGCTCAACCCTTCACCCTAACTTGTTTTTGATTGAAAAAGAAAATGGCGGGAAGGCGGATGCCTTGAATGCAGGAGTCAATTTTTCCAGATATCCGTATTTTGCGGCAATTGATGGTGATTCGATCTTGGAACAGGATGCGTTGCTGAAAACCATGAAACCGATTGTTGATTCCAGCGGGATGGTGACAGCGACAGGCGGGACCGTAAGAATCGCCAATGGCTGCAAGATTAACCGCGGTGTCATCGAGCAAGTGGCGCTGCCGAAAAAGCCACTGGAAGTCATGCAGATTATCGAATACTTCCGCGCTTTCCTGATCGGACGCCTTGGCTTTAGTCGTGTTAATATCCTGCTGATCATTTCGGGTGCGTTTGGTGTCTTTGAGAAAAGCCGTGTCATTAAAGTGGGCGGCTATAAAACTGATACCGTCGGTGAAGACATGGAATTGATTGTCCGTTTGCACCGATCCATCAAAGATGAAAAATCAAAACAGCGAATCGAATACATCCAAGACCCGGTTTGCTGGACAGAAGCACCAAGCACTGTAGCATCCTTGCGTGCACAGCGTATCCGCTGGCAAAGAGGCCTTGCAGAAACGTTATGGACGCACCGCGGCATGATGTTCAATCCGAAATACAGAGGAATCGGGTTGTTTTCGATGCCTTATTACGTCTTTATTGAACTGTTGAGTGCTGTCTTTGAAGTGATCGGCTATTTCATCATTATCGGAGGCTTTACGTTCTCCTTTATTGAGACGGATATTGCCATTATTATGCTGTTGGTGATGGTGCTGTACGGTTCCCTTTTGTCTGCGCTCGCCGTGCTGCTGGAGGAGTGGACTTATCATAAGTATCCAACCGTCAAAAGTATCCTCGTTCTCTATGCTTATGCACTGACGGAGACGTTTTGGTACCGTATTCTGATGAATTTCTGGCGTGTGCAAGGTCTGTTTTACGCTTTCAAGAAAAAATCAGTATGGGGAGACATGGAACGGAAAGGTGTCTTCTCAGATGACGAACAAAAAGAAGGAAGTCTGTAA